Part of the Suncus etruscus isolate mSunEtr1 chromosome 20, mSunEtr1.pri.cur, whole genome shotgun sequence genome, CGGAAAGAACAGAGGTGGGAACTCGAGAACTAGAAGCTGAATTGGAGGCAAAGTATAGTTGGGATCAATATGTGTCATTGTTGGGGccaagtgacagcacagcagtagtagAGCGTGCTAGGGCGttcgttcgccttgcaagcattCAACCCTCCTCCAACtggattcagtcctcagcatcccatatggtcctgcgagctgggtgtggcccccaaacaaaacaagaggtATTTGAGGAGCGACCACACCAAGCAGGTGTTCAGGCTGGAAGGAACCAGGGGCCCGCACATGCAGCAAATCACGTGATCACGTATTCAAAAATGAGATGTCTGATTTTGACTCTCCTCTAGTGATCTAACCACTCTGACACCAGCTGCATACCAGCAGAGCCTGACAGTTCACACGGGAACGCACCTTCTCAGCATGCAGGGTAAGAAGAATGAAACCATGTTCAAACGGGCTTTCCTCACTGAGGCTTACCGTTTTCCATTTCATTGTAAagcccttcctctcctttctagGGAGCCCTGGAGGACATAATCGCCCAGGCACCCTTATGTCAGCTGACAGAGCCAAGCAGATGTTTGGACCCCAAGTACTTACTGTAAGATGAGAAGGATTGGTTGGGTGTCTAGCTCAGTTTTCCTTACCGACACCCAGGCAGTCTCCCTAAATCCCGCATTGAGTATTTAGCCGTTCCTGGCAAACACAAGCAACTTATTTACTGTTAGTTCTCTCGTAACCTTCCTTAGACCCGGCACTATGTGGGCTCAGCTGCTTTTCCAGGGACACCAGAGCACGGGCAGTTCCAAGGCAGCCCAGGCAGCGCTTACGGAACTGGGCAGCCCCCACCCCATTATGGACCCACTCAGCCAGCCTACAGTCCTGGCCAGCAGCTCCGAGGTAAGCGGGGTGAATGGAGGCTTTGGCCAGAGGAAAACTCTGGACTGTGGGAGCGGTTCTATAACCAGACTGAGGAGATACTCTTGCTCCCTTCTTCCTTACTTAGCCCCTTCAGCGTTTCCTGCAGTGCAGTATCTGtcacagccacagccacagcccTATGCCGTCCATGGCCACTTCCAGCCCACCCAGACAGGTAACAACACCCAGTGCAGAGACACTTGCTCCACTGTCCTTTCCTGTACCACTCAGACTGCCTGCTCAGTCTCAGACCCTTTTCCCCCTCAATAGGGTTCCTCCAGCCTGGTGGGACCTTGTCCTTGCAAAAGCAGATGGAGCATGCAAACCAGCAGACCGGCTTCTCTGACTCAGTGAGTATGGCGCCTGGGGAGGCTCAGAGCACAGCGTGGCTATGGGAAGCTACAAAATGTCTGTCTTCGTTCTGTTCCTCGCAGTCCTCGCTGCGCCCCATGCACCCACAAGCTCTTCATCCAGCCCCTGGCCTTCTTGCTTCTCCCCAGCTCCCTGTGCAGATGCAAGCAGCAGGAAAGGTAAGAATGGAATCAAATCCTGTACCGCCACAGAAACAGGATCTATGACAGGTAACCCCTGGTTTTCCCTTCCTCTGGGGGGGGCAGTAGTTCTGATAGAGCACTCCTTTCATTACCACCAGTCTGGCTTTGCAGCCACCAGCCAACCCGGCCCTCGGCTTCCCTTTATCCAGCACAGCCAGAATCCACGATTCTACCACAAGTGACCACCATCCAACTCTACCTTCCACCTCACCCTACTTCCTGCCATAGATCCTGTGTGTCCCAGGTCAATAAAAATCTACCCTGCCACTGACCctgctattatttttatgtatcttcGACCACACAACTGGATCTAGTTAGTTGCTTTATCCTTAAACAGTGGATACCCACTTATATGTATGTCTAACACTGGTCTGGGAAATCACGTAAGACAAACACTATGACCACTAAACCACATCCCCTCGGCAAACACCCATGTAATTCAAAGAAACAACCAGGTTGGAGGGCTTCATATTAAACTTGTagttttattcaggtttgattttAACAAATGTGTCGGGGAGAGCCCGCAGGAAAGGATGAAGCCCGTGGGGGCAGGGCCCTCCCAAATGCCTGAGGAGGTGGGCAcgtcccctccccttctcctcttttccctccctACCTAAAGGGATTTGGGGAGACATAGGCAGGGAAGGGGCAGGTCCCCAGTCGGTGGGGTGGTGCTGGGGGGGTAGAGGAATATGGGGACAAGGGACCAGACTAGGGATGAGTTGAGGGAAAGGTTACGAGGACCGCAGCTTTCTGATTCCAGattgaattaaaaa contains:
- the GPS2 gene encoding G protein pathway suppressor 2 isoform X2, translated to MPALLERPKLSNAMARALHRHIMMERERKRQEEEEVDKMMEQKMKEEQERRKKKEMEERMSLEETKEQILKLQEKLLALQEEKHQLFLQLKKVLHEEEKRRRKEQSDLTTLTPAAYQQSLTVHTGTHLLSMQGSPGGHNRPGTLMSADRAKQMFGPQVLTTRHYVGSAAFPGTPEHGQFQGSPGSAYGTGQPPPHYGPTQPAYSPGQQLRAPSAFPAVQYLSQPQPQPYAVHGHFQPTQTGFLQPGGTLSLQKQMEHANQQTGFSDSSSLRPMHPQALHPAPGLLASPQLPVQMQAAGKSGFAATSQPGPRLPFIQHSQNPRFYHK
- the GPS2 gene encoding G protein pathway suppressor 2 isoform X1, encoding MPALLERPKLSNAMARALHRHIMMERERKRQEEEEVDKMMEQKMKEEQERRKKKEMEERMSLEETKEQILKLQEKLLALQEEKHQLFLQLKKVLHEEEKRRRKEQSDLTTLTPAAYQQSLTVHTGTHLLSMQGSPGGHNRPGTLMSADRAKQMFGPQVLTTRHYVGSAAFPGTPEHGQFQGSPGSAYGTGQPPPHYGPTQPAYSPGQQLRAPSAFPAVQYLSQPQPQPYAVHGHFQPTQTGFLQPGGTLSLQKQMEHANQQTGFSDSSSLRPMHPQALHPAPGLLASPQLPVQMQAAGKPPANPALGFPLSSTARIHDSTTSDHHPTLPSTSPYFLP